In the Candidatus Saccharibacteria bacterium oral taxon 488 genome, one interval contains:
- a CDS encoding MerR family transcriptional regulator, which translates to MLIHQLSEKSGVSIDTIRYYTKIGILPVTQRPAGSRSYSDYDESALEYLTEIRLAKSAGFTLMEIKQYIKEWNDGQITPDTAIDILRKKIAMVRKKKSELDAIEAILKSKITQLRPQLHCRN; encoded by the coding sequence ATGCTAATTCATCAACTTTCCGAGAAATCTGGTGTTTCTATCGACACCATTCGTTACTATACAAAAATCGGTATTTTACCGGTAACACAACGTCCCGCTGGAAGCCGCAGTTATTCAGACTACGACGAGAGTGCGCTCGAATACCTCACGGAAATACGCCTCGCTAAGTCGGCGGGATTTACACTGATGGAGATTAAGCAATACATCAAGGAATGGAACGACGGACAGATTACACCGGATACAGCTATCGATATATTGCGCAAAAAGATTGCGATGGTACGAAAGAAAAAGTCTGAACTTGATGCAATAGAAGCGATATTAAAAAGTAAGATAACACAGCTACGCCCCCAGCTACATTGCCGTAATTAA
- a CDS encoding A/G-specific adenine glycosylase, producing MNDKDSRFQALIHQKGRELYRPMPWRDQPTLYYVLVSELMLQQTQVARVLTKFGEFTAEFPDIESLAAAELTEVLRAWQGLGYNRRAQYLHRASQAIVAGAPVATLDDLVELPGIGINTAGAIMNYAYQVPTPFIETNIRTVYLNHFFAGQTAVADRDILTVVEQTMDQANPRQWFWALMDYGSELKSQGKGKLSASRHYTKQSQFTGSLRQMRGEILRRYVAGQPLAGITAELQDDPRFAAALDGLQRDGLIAVK from the coding sequence ATGAATGATAAAGACTCTCGCTTTCAGGCGTTGATCCATCAAAAAGGCCGCGAACTGTACCGGCCAATGCCGTGGCGTGACCAGCCAACCCTGTACTATGTGCTGGTGAGTGAGCTAATGCTGCAGCAAACCCAGGTCGCTCGCGTCTTGACGAAGTTCGGAGAGTTTACCGCAGAGTTTCCGGATATTGAGTCGCTGGCAGCGGCCGAGCTGACCGAGGTGCTCCGCGCGTGGCAGGGGCTGGGCTATAACCGCCGCGCTCAGTATCTTCACCGGGCGTCACAAGCCATTGTCGCTGGTGCCCCGGTGGCCACGCTAGATGACCTCGTTGAGTTACCAGGCATCGGCATCAATACCGCTGGCGCTATCATGAACTATGCTTATCAAGTGCCAACACCGTTCATTGAGACCAATATTCGTACCGTCTATCTCAATCATTTCTTTGCGGGCCAGACGGCAGTTGCGGATCGCGACATATTGACTGTTGTTGAGCAGACGATGGACCAGGCAAATCCGCGTCAGTGGTTTTGGGCGCTGATGGACTATGGTAGTGAGCTCAAATCTCAGGGAAAGGGCAAATTATCCGCCAGTCGTCATTACACCAAGCAATCACAATTCACCGGTAGTCTCCGCCAGATGCGGGGCGAGATTTTGCGTCGATATGTTGCCGGGCAGCCGCTCGCTGGAATTACCGCTGAGTTGCAGGACGATCCACGATTTGCGGCGGCACTGGATGGTCTGCAACGGGACGGTCTCATTGCTGTAAAGTGA
- a CDS encoding alpha/beta hydrolase, translating into MKKLFKVFEIITIILIICLGILLLVMQYLNQSITGDDGVATGYAGKLSPSGNLEQHYTKTGPYKVAHYIQNNTDGSKAYRLYYPERQKANQTFPLVVMVNGTATPASTYTPILEHLASWGFVVIGNEDGWAGTGASTSAMLDTALQYNTAQESPVRGLISTNKIGIAGHSQGGAGAINAATKYSNSNKYSSLYTASGVSRSTANNNRWTYDVSRLNTAVFMMAGTGASDSIAISPLDDLKQNFDALQGNKPGVIARRKSVGHKDVLEYGDAYMTAWFLWTLADDTKAKMVFAGADAELRHNSDWQDVQVRNIE; encoded by the coding sequence GTGAAAAAATTATTCAAGGTTTTCGAAATTATCACTATCATTCTTATTATCTGCCTTGGGATTCTACTGTTAGTCATGCAATATCTCAATCAAAGTATTACCGGAGATGATGGTGTAGCGACCGGCTACGCTGGTAAGCTTAGCCCTAGTGGCAACCTCGAACAACATTACACCAAGACCGGACCCTACAAAGTAGCGCATTATATTCAAAATAATACCGATGGCTCTAAGGCCTATCGTCTCTATTACCCTGAGCGCCAGAAGGCTAACCAAACTTTTCCACTGGTTGTAATGGTAAATGGCACAGCAACACCAGCTAGCACCTACACACCAATTCTCGAGCACCTCGCCAGTTGGGGCTTCGTCGTAATCGGTAATGAGGATGGCTGGGCTGGTACTGGTGCATCAACCTCCGCTATGCTTGATACTGCTCTGCAATACAACACTGCCCAAGAGAGTCCAGTGCGCGGGCTAATCAGCACTAATAAAATTGGGATCGCTGGACATTCGCAAGGTGGCGCAGGAGCGATTAACGCTGCTACTAAGTATAGTAATAGCAATAAGTATTCTTCGCTTTACACCGCTAGTGGTGTGAGTCGCAGCACTGCTAATAACAATCGATGGACATACGACGTCTCACGCCTTAACACAGCGGTGTTCATGATGGCAGGAACCGGTGCCAGCGACAGTATCGCCATCAGTCCACTTGATGATCTGAAACAAAATTTTGACGCATTGCAAGGAAATAAGCCGGGGGTTATCGCACGGCGTAAATCAGTTGGCCATAAAGATGTACTAGAATACGGTGATGCATATATGACTGCCTGGTTCCTATGGACACTGGCAGATGATACCAAGGCGAAGATGGTCTTTGCCGGTGCCGACGCCGAACTGCGCCATAATAGCGACTGGCAGGATGTCCAGGTACGCAATATTGAATAA